Proteins encoded within one genomic window of Pararhizobium capsulatum DSM 1112:
- a CDS encoding AAA family ATPase — protein MSLNTGLTTLHEDDIARHQAVAQGLVTRRIILEADDPASSTPLAGTGRRFVSTVSTGGQRRTRDVELIKTIQSVHTGDPLMSLAQHALLYRARRASQVALAVADVFARQTDLESLQSRNASAPLAGEEAGRFKALLSASAYVAAFTFAAYLSSTLTGEGEPVEDGAEPDFLFDTPQDALKSMISALDKTIAGAPDDPALTSRARAFARVAIEGLIGRKARFTGLAAFENAHIRLDQDDFTLNGFDVAPGAKRKPLVMTFKKPEEIIGNHIAKYQALKLAKMLMAYDFDRQMNPFVELGGFLFTFIGDGMPGTGKTILIQMLAGMLNDYCEVAGYAFHYENFGVDQISSYQGKSGQNCKEFVNNVIHPRAIGFGTIDDVDQVAAKRSDDRASAGQHEVTAVLMESFAGASTVVRGNCTFGMFSNYPENVDDALRQRAGARWLVDGPQTEADYIDIFAMLVGKNHKIPLGEHALFAGQEIKKAVSQSYEAHSRPKEEGLVAVWEHFEKARGAITTLADVGAYLHEIKLAEPRFTGRAIKNITDAIKMRAMDVELPDDWFRDAASFMHRPYDEKKAMIEELRGPVTLPMVLQEINRYADSEFRYTDKSDDAAVNDIIRRERQRERAVREIEEMKRDGRW, from the coding sequence ATGAGCCTGAATACCGGCCTGACGACATTGCATGAGGACGATATCGCCAGGCACCAGGCCGTGGCGCAGGGGCTGGTGACCCGGCGGATCATTCTCGAAGCGGATGATCCAGCCTCATCGACACCGCTTGCCGGCACGGGAAGGCGTTTCGTCTCGACGGTTTCGACCGGTGGCCAGCGCCGCACGCGCGACGTGGAGCTGATCAAGACGATACAGAGCGTGCATACGGGCGACCCGCTGATGTCGCTCGCCCAGCATGCGTTGCTCTATCGCGCAAGGCGCGCTTCGCAGGTGGCGCTTGCGGTTGCCGATGTCTTTGCCCGCCAGACCGACCTCGAAAGCCTGCAATCGCGCAACGCGTCCGCGCCGCTTGCCGGTGAGGAGGCGGGCCGCTTCAAGGCGCTGCTTTCGGCCTCGGCCTATGTCGCCGCCTTCACCTTCGCGGCCTATCTGTCTTCCACACTGACGGGTGAAGGCGAGCCGGTCGAGGATGGCGCAGAGCCCGATTTCCTCTTCGACACGCCACAGGATGCGCTGAAGTCGATGATCTCGGCGCTCGACAAGACGATTGCCGGCGCGCCTGACGATCCGGCGCTGACCAGCCGGGCGCGGGCTTTCGCCCGTGTGGCGATCGAGGGACTGATTGGCCGTAAGGCGCGCTTTACAGGACTTGCCGCCTTCGAAAACGCGCATATTCGGCTTGATCAGGATGATTTCACGCTGAATGGCTTCGATGTCGCCCCCGGCGCCAAGCGCAAGCCGCTGGTGATGACCTTCAAGAAGCCGGAAGAGATCATCGGCAACCACATCGCCAAGTATCAGGCGCTGAAGCTTGCCAAGATGCTGATGGCCTATGATTTCGACCGGCAGATGAATCCCTTCGTCGAGCTCGGTGGTTTCCTCTTCACCTTCATCGGCGACGGCATGCCGGGCACCGGCAAGACTATCCTGATCCAGATGCTGGCCGGTATGCTCAACGATTACTGCGAAGTCGCCGGTTACGCCTTCCATTACGAGAATTTCGGCGTCGACCAGATTTCCTCCTACCAGGGCAAGTCGGGCCAGAACTGCAAGGAATTCGTCAACAACGTCATCCACCCGCGCGCCATTGGGTTTGGCACGATCGATGACGTCGATCAGGTCGCGGCCAAGCGCTCTGATGACCGCGCTTCCGCCGGCCAGCATGAGGTGACGGCGGTGTTGATGGAAAGTTTTGCCGGGGCCTCGACCGTCGTGCGCGGCAATTGCACCTTCGGTATGTTTTCCAACTACCCGGAGAATGTCGACGATGCGCTGCGCCAGCGCGCGGGGGCCCGCTGGCTGGTCGATGGGCCGCAGACGGAGGCCGATTACATCGACATCTTCGCCATGCTGGTCGGCAAGAACCACAAGATCCCGCTCGGTGAGCATGCGCTCTTTGCTGGGCAGGAAATAAAGAAGGCCGTATCGCAATCCTACGAGGCCCATTCCCGGCCGAAGGAGGAGGGGCTGGTGGCCGTCTGGGAGCATTTCGAAAAGGCGAGGGGCGCGATCACGACGCTCGCCGATGTTGGTGCCTATCTGCACGAGATCAAGCTTGCCGAACCGCGCTTCACCGGCCGCGCCATCAAGAACATCACGGACGCGATCAAGATGCGGGCGATGGATGTCGAACTGCCGGACGACTGGTTCAGGGACGCCGCAAGCTTCATGCACAGGCCCTACGACGAGAAGAAGGCGATGATCGAGGAACTGCGCGGCCCCGTGACGCTGCCCATGGTGCTGCAGGAGATCAACCGCTACGCCGACAGCGAATTCCGCTACACCGACAAATCCGACGATGCCGCCGTCAACGACATCATCCGCCGCGAACGCCAGCGGGAAAGGGCGGTGCGGGAGATCGAGGAAATGAAGAGGGACGGGCGGTGGTAG
- a CDS encoding DUF2333 family protein, with amino-acid sequence MLDPIVTFFQRVFAAIGRGIGLAISWILTPFVAIATWYRSRAWIIKGPIGIFLIALFGLYGYFIWQTQAWTNFNPDYVDRYNFAARKNDAGLPTKPVSGGAATTANANTTTAPDASTAELATAPAPAPGSTCERSAIVDVSADLIDFNVNQNAWISSMLLYKTGLFGMDWDDTPWLDNKASFQRGVNQAIRRTTVELVDSLGRVRGTSGINNNLQRARSNMQFDETAWYFGLDPFGPKTPTPSFYRSAMRDLQAFNESLIKCEATFDGRSDNLIEFLDRIANDLGNTSAMIRERSENHNGGWFDTRADDRFWFAYGQLYGYYGVMAAAGADFQAVITQRGLDPIWTESIKQLRAALRIQPAIISNGREDGWIMPTHLATMGFYILRVRSNLVEMRDVLAR; translated from the coding sequence ATGCTTGATCCGATCGTCACGTTCTTCCAGCGTGTTTTTGCGGCCATCGGCCGCGGCATCGGATTGGCGATTTCCTGGATACTGACCCCTTTCGTGGCAATCGCCACGTGGTACCGCTCCCGCGCCTGGATCATCAAGGGACCGATCGGAATCTTCCTGATCGCCCTGTTCGGCCTTTATGGCTATTTCATCTGGCAGACCCAGGCATGGACGAATTTCAATCCCGATTATGTCGACCGGTATAATTTCGCGGCACGCAAGAATGACGCAGGATTGCCAACCAAGCCCGTGTCGGGCGGGGCGGCAACGACCGCGAATGCGAACACCACGACTGCCCCCGACGCAAGCACAGCCGAACTGGCAACGGCCCCTGCACCGGCTCCGGGAAGCACCTGCGAACGCTCGGCAATCGTCGATGTTTCCGCCGATCTCATCGACTTCAATGTCAATCAGAATGCCTGGATTTCCTCGATGCTGCTCTACAAGACTGGGCTGTTCGGGATGGATTGGGACGATACGCCCTGGCTCGATAACAAGGCTTCGTTCCAGCGCGGTGTGAACCAGGCGATCCGGCGTACAACGGTGGAACTGGTCGACTCCCTCGGTCGCGTCCGCGGCACCTCAGGCATCAACAACAACCTGCAGCGCGCCCGTTCCAACATGCAGTTCGACGAAACCGCCTGGTATTTCGGGCTCGACCCCTTCGGCCCGAAGACGCCGACGCCGAGCTTCTATCGCAGCGCCATGCGCGATCTTCAGGCCTTCAATGAAAGCCTCATCAAATGCGAAGCGACCTTTGACGGCCGCTCCGACAACCTGATCGAGTTCCTCGATCGTATCGCCAACGATCTCGGCAACACGTCAGCGATGATCCGCGAGCGCTCTGAAAACCATAATGGCGGATGGTTCGATACGCGCGCGGACGATCGGTTCTGGTTCGCCTACGGCCAGCTTTACGGCTACTACGGCGTGATGGCGGCGGCTGGTGCGGATTTCCAGGCTGTTATCACACAGCGTGGACTAGACCCGATCTGGACAGAGAGCATCAAGCAACTGCGTGCGGCTTTGCGCATCCAGCCCGCGATCATCTCCAACGGGCGTGAGGATGGCTGGATCATGCCGACGCATCTGGCGACGATGGGCTTCTATATTCTGCGGGTCCGCTCCAACCTCGTGGAAATGCGCGACGTTCTCGCTCGCTGA
- a CDS encoding type II toxin-antitoxin system RelE family toxin, with product MAWTIEISDVAERSLKKVSSSDAQRIVDFLYRRVLAMDNPRQLGQALQGSKLGDLWRYRVGDFRILCRLQDQRLVILVVEIGHRRDVYR from the coding sequence TTGGCCTGGACGATTGAAATCTCCGATGTCGCCGAAAGGAGCCTGAAGAAAGTAAGCTCTTCCGACGCCCAACGCATCGTCGACTTTTTGTATCGCCGGGTGCTGGCGATGGATAATCCCCGGCAACTGGGTCAGGCGTTGCAGGGCTCGAAACTTGGAGATCTCTGGCGTTATCGGGTCGGAGACTTTCGAATCCTCTGCAGGCTTCAGGATCAGCGTCTGGTCATTCTCGTTGTCGAGATCGGGCATCGACGTGACGTCTACAGATAA
- a CDS encoding c-type cytochrome has product MPRLFFSILCLCLSAVAAQAAGDAEAGAAVFRKCGACHTATEPTNRVGPSLLGVIGRPVATVPNYSYSSAMTEFGADGKVWDEARISEYLLSPKAMVPGTKMTFAGLKKPNDIANVVAYLKSVAAPK; this is encoded by the coding sequence ATGCCGCGTCTGTTTTTCTCCATCCTCTGTCTCTGTCTTTCCGCCGTCGCTGCCCAGGCCGCCGGCGATGCCGAAGCCGGGGCCGCCGTATTCCGCAAATGCGGTGCCTGCCACACCGCAACCGAACCCACCAACCGGGTCGGCCCGAGCCTTCTCGGCGTCATCGGTCGTCCGGTCGCGACAGTGCCAAACTACAGCTACTCCTCGGCCATGACCGAGTTCGGCGCCGATGGGAAAGTCTGGGACGAGGCGCGGATCTCGGAATATCTTCTGAGCCCCAAGGCGATGGTGCCGGGGACGAAAATGACCTTTGCAGGTCTGAAGAAACCCAACGATATCGCCAATGTCGTTGCCTATCTGAAATCGGTCGCCGCGCCAAAATAG
- the relB gene encoding type II toxin-antitoxin system RelB family antitoxin, protein MAKQTAVRLPDETYERLQALAARTGRTATYYIRQAIEEHLEDLEDIYLAESVVERIERGEVSTRPFKEVMRELGLDD, encoded by the coding sequence ATGGCCAAGCAAACGGCAGTTCGTCTTCCTGACGAGACTTATGAACGGCTGCAGGCCCTTGCCGCCCGCACCGGTCGCACGGCGACATATTATATCCGGCAGGCGATTGAGGAGCATCTCGAGGATCTGGAGGATATCTATCTTGCGGAAAGCGTGGTTGAGCGCATTGAACGCGGTGAGGTCAGCACCCGTCCTTTCAAGGAGGTCATGAGAGAACTTGGCCTGGACGATTGA
- a CDS encoding DUF6638 family protein, whose translation MKRLLEAELIYGRLLDISEPHLIARYNKALAGFGLRPTGLSSFQIDMTGFSPEIADELGDRDYLDPNRVNRRFIIMTPAQEELPVVHTSFSNTAALMHEFFAANARAINAVTIRDALYGEIEDSVSVVTDIDDLLSINEVRFRVLSAEDMLGKAGELRSLVDRLKTVPTAWADDTLLNRMVELAKLTGDIRENALVPDKLVFRHDAFWANHFGGVYIFLDDKTTTVICDPSVPGFRRSRPWQVSYIGLSDHQRIFDFLASTNRLQLPQASWVETSGLYQHRADMVIRALVNETEPTVDQNAIDAIWLQTWMHRNAATVAKNGIYPFLQNAIRTVMATGVIKMQDVPPAQRFQLVRAAPEHPDQWLVNRLISQLTPDDFVSRFVFDKQGFYAAYERYSEKFREYVVATLTGAYLKDKTAFRRRLYGLKEDTANA comes from the coding sequence ATGAAACGCCTCCTCGAAGCCGAATTGATCTATGGCCGGCTGCTCGATATCTCGGAGCCACACCTGATCGCGCGCTACAACAAGGCGCTGGCCGGGTTCGGACTACGCCCGACGGGGCTTTCGTCGTTCCAGATCGACATGACCGGCTTCTCCCCCGAAATTGCCGATGAACTCGGCGACCGGGACTATCTCGATCCGAACCGCGTCAACCGCCGTTTCATCATCATGACACCCGCGCAGGAAGAGCTGCCGGTTGTCCACACCAGCTTTTCCAACACTGCCGCCCTGATGCACGAGTTTTTCGCCGCCAATGCCCGCGCGATCAATGCGGTGACGATCCGCGATGCGCTTTACGGGGAGATCGAAGACAGCGTTTCGGTGGTCACCGATATCGACGACTTGCTGTCGATCAACGAGGTCCGATTCCGGGTTCTTTCCGCGGAGGACATGCTGGGCAAGGCCGGTGAGCTTCGCTCGCTCGTCGATCGTCTGAAAACCGTGCCGACTGCATGGGCGGATGACACGCTGCTGAACCGCATGGTGGAACTGGCGAAGCTGACCGGCGATATCCGGGAAAACGCTCTCGTACCCGACAAGCTCGTCTTCCGGCATGATGCCTTCTGGGCCAATCATTTCGGCGGCGTCTACATTTTCCTCGATGACAAGACGACGACGGTGATCTGCGATCCATCCGTTCCAGGTTTCCGTCGTTCGCGGCCGTGGCAGGTAAGTTACATCGGCCTGTCTGATCACCAGCGCATCTTCGATTTCCTCGCTTCGACAAACCGGCTGCAATTGCCGCAGGCATCCTGGGTGGAGACATCGGGCCTCTACCAGCACCGCGCCGACATGGTGATCCGTGCGCTGGTCAATGAGACGGAGCCGACCGTCGATCAGAATGCGATCGATGCCATCTGGCTGCAGACTTGGATGCATCGCAATGCCGCCACTGTGGCGAAGAACGGGATTTATCCGTTCTTGCAGAATGCCATCCGCACGGTCATGGCAACAGGCGTCATCAAGATGCAGGACGTACCGCCAGCGCAACGGTTCCAGCTGGTGCGGGCAGCGCCCGAACATCCCGATCAGTGGCTGGTCAACCGGCTGATATCTCAGCTGACGCCGGATGATTTCGTTTCCCGCTTCGTCTTCGACAAGCAGGGTTTTTACGCAGCCTATGAACGCTACAGCGAAAAATTCCGCGAATATGTTGTGGCGACGCTGACAGGTGCATATCTGAAGGACAAGACTGCATTTCGCAGACGCCTTTACGGGCTCAAGGAGGATACCGCCAATGCTTGA
- a CDS encoding thymidine kinase, which translates to MAKLYFSYATMNAGKSTLLLQASYNYQERGMRALVLIAAFDDRAGKGRISSRIGLSADATAFAHGDDLYAMIERLHDEEKIACVFVDEAQFLAEEQVWQLARVADRIGIPVMAYGLRTDFQGKLFPGSMALLAIADELREVRTICHCGRKATMVVRLDAEGRVIREGAQIEVGGNEKYVSYCRRHWDDLMNEV; encoded by the coding sequence ATGGCCAAACTCTATTTCAGCTACGCCACGATGAATGCAGGGAAATCCACCCTGCTGCTGCAGGCTTCCTACAACTATCAGGAACGCGGCATGCGCGCGCTGGTGCTGATCGCGGCCTTCGACGATCGCGCCGGAAAGGGCCGGATATCGTCGCGCATCGGGTTGAGTGCCGATGCGACGGCTTTCGCTCACGGGGACGATCTCTATGCGATGATCGAGCGGCTTCACGACGAGGAAAAGATCGCCTGCGTCTTCGTCGACGAGGCGCAGTTCCTGGCGGAAGAACAGGTCTGGCAGCTGGCGCGTGTTGCCGATCGGATCGGCATTCCGGTCATGGCCTATGGTCTGCGGACCGATTTTCAGGGCAAGCTTTTTCCCGGCTCAATGGCATTGCTGGCCATCGCCGACGAGCTGCGTGAAGTGCGCACCATCTGCCATTGCGGTCGCAAGGCGACGATGGTGGTACGGCTTGATGCCGAAGGGCGGGTCATTCGCGAGGGTGCGCAGATCGAGGTGGGCGGCAACGAGAAGTATGTTTCCTATTGCCGCCGGCATTGGGACGACCTGATGAACGAGGTTTGA
- the choV gene encoding choline ABC transporter ATP-binding protein gives MSDAVVFKNVDIVFGNRPETALAMVDQGKTRDEIGAATGLVLGVADASLTIHEGEILVLMGLSGSGKSTLLRAVNGLAPVVRGSVEVRTGNGSLNPYKTTTKALRDFRMHTVSMVFQQFALLPWRTVADNVGFGLELAGVPEAELKTRVAEQLELVNLTKWAGRQVKELSGGMQQRVGLARAFATGAPILLMDEPFSALDPLIRTRLQDELLEFQRRLKKTILFVSHDLDEAFRIGNRIAIMEGGRIIQCGTPQEIVKNPANQYVADFVQHMNPITMLMAMDVMQPGVSRDSAGVSATAKPTTPLVDILDAMARQPGSIGVVDNGAIVGTISAQNVVESLTRHKNRDV, from the coding sequence ATGAGCGACGCGGTCGTATTCAAGAATGTCGACATCGTCTTCGGCAACAGGCCTGAAACCGCTCTGGCCATGGTCGATCAGGGCAAGACCCGCGACGAGATCGGCGCTGCGACTGGCCTCGTGCTGGGCGTGGCAGATGCCTCATTGACCATCCATGAGGGCGAAATTCTCGTGCTCATGGGCCTTTCCGGTTCCGGCAAATCCACGCTTCTGCGTGCGGTGAACGGCCTTGCCCCCGTCGTGCGCGGCAGCGTCGAGGTCAGGACCGGCAATGGTTCGCTCAACCCCTACAAGACGACGACAAAGGCCCTGCGCGATTTTCGCATGCACACCGTCTCCATGGTGTTCCAGCAGTTCGCACTGCTTCCTTGGCGAACCGTCGCCGACAATGTCGGTTTCGGTCTCGAGCTTGCCGGTGTGCCGGAAGCTGAGCTGAAGACGCGCGTCGCCGAGCAGCTGGAGCTGGTAAACCTCACGAAATGGGCCGGTCGGCAAGTGAAGGAACTTTCGGGCGGCATGCAGCAGCGCGTCGGCCTAGCCCGTGCTTTTGCCACCGGCGCACCGATCCTGCTGATGGACGAGCCCTTCTCCGCGCTCGATCCGCTGATCCGCACCCGCCTGCAGGACGAACTTCTTGAGTTCCAGCGCCGCCTGAAGAAGACCATCCTCTTCGTCAGCCACGATCTGGATGAGGCCTTCCGCATCGGCAACCGCATCGCCATCATGGAAGGCGGACGCATCATCCAGTGCGGCACGCCGCAGGAGATCGTCAAGAACCCGGCCAACCAGTATGTCGCCGATTTCGTCCAGCATATGAACCCGATCACGATGCTGATGGCCATGGACGTGATGCAACCGGGCGTCAGCCGCGATTCCGCCGGCGTCAGTGCTACCGCCAAGCCAACCACGCCGCTTGTCGATATCCTCGACGCCATGGCCCGCCAGCCCGGCAGCATCGGCGTGGTGGACAACGGCGCCATCGTCGGCACCATCAGCGCGCAGAACGTCGTGGAAAGCCTGACGCGGCACAAGAACAGAGACGTGTAG
- a CDS encoding choline ABC transporter substrate-binding protein — MNHAFSLKFIAAATVSLIALGGSSAFAAEPENCGTVRFSDVGWTDITATTATVSTVLKGLGYQTETTVLSVPVTYQSLKNKDIDVFLGNWMPTQENDVRPFLDDKSVESFGPNLEGAKYTLATNTKGAQLGIKDFKDIAAHKDDLGGKIYGIEPGNDGNRLIMDMVDKNTFDLTGFEVVESSEQGMLAEVARAEKDGGPIVFLGWEPHPMNANFKLTYLSGGDDIFGPNFGGASVFTNVRAGYITECPNVGKLLTNLKFSLQMENEIMGKILNESKDPEAAATEWLKANPTAVDPWLAGVTTKDGADAASAVKTALGL; from the coding sequence ATGAACCACGCATTCTCATTGAAATTCATAGCTGCCGCAACTGTTTCGCTTATCGCACTCGGTGGTTCCTCGGCCTTTGCCGCCGAACCGGAAAACTGTGGCACCGTGCGCTTCTCCGACGTCGGCTGGACCGACATCACCGCAACGACGGCAACCGTCAGCACCGTTCTGAAGGGCCTCGGCTACCAGACGGAAACGACCGTTCTTTCCGTGCCTGTCACCTACCAGTCGCTGAAGAACAAGGACATTGACGTCTTCCTCGGCAACTGGATGCCGACCCAGGAAAATGACGTTCGCCCGTTCCTCGATGACAAGTCGGTCGAATCCTTCGGCCCGAACCTCGAGGGCGCCAAATACACGCTCGCGACCAATACCAAGGGCGCCCAACTTGGCATCAAGGATTTCAAGGACATTGCCGCGCACAAGGATGATCTGGGCGGCAAGATCTATGGCATCGAGCCGGGCAATGACGGTAACCGCCTGATCATGGACATGGTCGACAAGAACACCTTCGACCTTACCGGTTTCGAAGTGGTCGAATCCTCCGAACAGGGCATGCTCGCCGAAGTCGCGCGCGCCGAAAAGGATGGTGGACCGATCGTTTTCCTCGGCTGGGAACCCCACCCGATGAACGCCAATTTCAAGCTCACCTATCTTTCGGGCGGCGATGACATCTTCGGGCCGAACTTCGGCGGAGCGTCGGTGTTCACCAACGTGCGCGCGGGCTACATCACGGAGTGCCCGAATGTCGGCAAGCTGCTGACAAACCTCAAGTTCTCGCTCCAGATGGAAAACGAGATCATGGGCAAGATCTTGAACGAGAGCAAGGACCCGGAAGCTGCAGCCACCGAGTGGCTGAAAGCCAACCCAACCGCTGTCGATCCCTGGCTTGCAGGCGTAACCACCAAGGACGGCGCCGACGCCGCGAGCGCAGTCAAGACCGCACTCGGCCTCTGA
- a CDS encoding formate--tetrahydrofolate ligase has product MGEVKSDIEIARTAIKKPIYEIGARLGIPPEDLVPYGHDKAKVSAGFIARQREKKNGRLILVTAINPTPAGEGKTTTTVGLGDGLNRIGKKAVVCIREASLGPCFGVKGGAAGGGYSQVVPMEDINLHFTGDFHAITSAHNLLAALIDNHIYWGNAEGIDVRRIAWRRVMDMNDRALRHIVGSLGGVANGFPRETGFDITVASEVMAILCLSRDLKDLEARLGNIIVGYRRDRTPVFARDLKADGAMAVLLKDALQPNLVQTLENNPAFVHGGPFANIAHGCNSVMATTTALKLADYVVTEAGFGADLGAEKFFDIKCRKAGLKPDVAVVVATVRAMKMNGGVKKEDLGSENVEAVRKGCANLGRHVLNVKKFGVPAIVAINHFATDTQAEIQAVKDYVATLGAEAVLCRHWAQGSGGIEDLAHKVVELAEGGHAQFSPLYPDDMPLFQKIETIATEIYHAGEVIADKQVRDQLHAWEAQGYGNLPVCIAKTQYSFSTDPNLRGAPTGHTVPVREVRLSAGAGFVVVITGEIMTMPGLPSVPSSERIFLNDDGFIEGLF; this is encoded by the coding sequence ATGGGCGAGGTCAAGTCGGACATTGAAATTGCGCGCACTGCCATCAAGAAGCCGATCTACGAGATCGGTGCGCGGCTCGGCATACCGCCGGAAGATCTCGTTCCCTACGGCCACGACAAGGCGAAGGTCAGCGCCGGCTTCATCGCTCGCCAAAGGGAGAAGAAGAATGGCCGGCTGATCCTTGTGACCGCTATAAACCCGACACCGGCCGGCGAGGGCAAGACGACGACCACGGTCGGGCTCGGTGACGGATTGAACCGGATCGGTAAAAAGGCGGTGGTCTGCATTCGTGAAGCCTCGCTCGGTCCGTGTTTCGGTGTGAAGGGCGGAGCTGCCGGCGGTGGTTATTCGCAAGTCGTGCCGATGGAAGACATCAATCTTCATTTCACCGGCGATTTTCACGCAATTACCTCGGCGCACAATCTGCTGGCCGCCCTTATCGACAACCACATCTACTGGGGCAATGCAGAGGGCATAGACGTCCGTCGCATCGCATGGCGGCGGGTAATGGACATGAACGACCGGGCGCTGCGCCACATCGTCGGCTCGCTCGGCGGTGTCGCCAACGGTTTCCCCCGCGAGACGGGTTTCGACATCACCGTCGCCTCCGAGGTCATGGCCATTCTCTGTCTCTCACGGGACCTGAAGGACCTCGAAGCTCGCCTAGGCAACATCATCGTCGGCTATCGCCGCGACAGGACACCGGTCTTCGCACGCGACCTCAAAGCTGATGGTGCGATGGCTGTGCTTTTGAAGGATGCGCTGCAGCCGAATCTTGTCCAGACGCTCGAAAACAATCCCGCCTTCGTTCACGGCGGTCCCTTTGCCAATATCGCTCACGGCTGCAATTCGGTAATGGCGACGACGACGGCGCTCAAGCTTGCCGACTATGTGGTGACGGAAGCCGGATTCGGCGCCGATCTCGGGGCGGAGAAATTTTTCGACATCAAATGCCGCAAAGCCGGGTTGAAGCCCGACGTCGCGGTCGTGGTCGCTACGGTTCGTGCCATGAAGATGAACGGCGGCGTGAAGAAGGAGGATCTCGGGAGCGAAAATGTCGAGGCTGTGCGCAAGGGGTGCGCCAATCTCGGCCGCCATGTGCTGAACGTCAAGAAATTCGGCGTGCCGGCCATCGTCGCCATCAATCACTTCGCAACCGATACTCAAGCGGAAATCCAGGCGGTGAAGGATTATGTCGCGACACTGGGCGCCGAAGCCGTGCTCTGCCGCCATTGGGCGCAAGGGTCGGGCGGGATCGAGGATCTGGCGCACAAGGTCGTGGAGCTGGCGGAAGGCGGCCATGCGCAGTTTTCACCGCTCTATCCCGATGACATGCCGCTGTTCCAGAAGATCGAGACGATTGCCACCGAGATTTACCATGCAGGTGAGGTGATCGCCGACAAGCAGGTGCGTGACCAGCTCCATGCATGGGAGGCGCAGGGCTATGGCAACCTGCCGGTCTGCATAGCAAAGACCCAGTATTCCTTCTCGACCGACCCCAATCTGCGCGGCGCTCCCACGGGGCATACGGTCCCGGTGCGCGAGGTTCGGCTTTCGGCCGGCGCCGGTTTCGTGGTCGTTATCACCGGTGAGATCATGACCATGCCCGGGCTGCCAAGTGTGCCATCGTCGGAGAGGATTTTCCTCAACGACGACGGCTTTATCGAAGGGCTGTTTTGA
- the choW gene encoding choline ABC transporter permease subunit, producing MDWLTTTKIPIGPWAKAVVDWLTTNGEGVFDFLKVVLQAGINAVLFVLQGPYLTSPGGKLGYALAMILLITCLAWYFRRSIGVTLFTFFGLLLIVNQGFWKETTETLALVLAATGVSMLVGVPLGIAAARRPWFYAILRPALDLMQTIPTFVYLIPALILFGLGMVPGLIATVIFAIPAPIRLTRLGIISTPPSLVEAAVSFGATPSQVLRKIELPFAMPQIMAGLTQTIMLSLSMVVIAALVGAKGLGVPVVRALNTVNISMGFEAGLCIVILAIILDRLFRSSDEGEGA from the coding sequence GTGGATTGGCTGACAACTACCAAGATTCCAATTGGTCCCTGGGCCAAAGCCGTCGTCGATTGGCTGACAACCAACGGTGAAGGCGTGTTCGACTTCCTGAAAGTCGTGCTGCAGGCCGGCATCAATGCCGTGCTGTTCGTGTTGCAAGGCCCCTATCTCACCAGCCCCGGCGGCAAGCTGGGATACGCCCTTGCGATGATCCTGCTGATTACCTGCCTCGCCTGGTATTTCCGCCGCTCCATCGGCGTCACGTTGTTTACCTTCTTCGGGCTGCTGCTGATCGTTAACCAGGGCTTCTGGAAGGAAACGACTGAAACGCTGGCGCTGGTGCTCGCCGCAACCGGGGTCAGCATGCTGGTCGGCGTACCGCTCGGCATCGCCGCTGCGCGGCGGCCCTGGTTCTATGCGATATTGCGGCCTGCACTCGACCTGATGCAGACGATCCCCACCTTCGTCTACCTCATTCCGGCGCTGATCTTGTTTGGCCTTGGCATGGTTCCGGGCCTGATCGCAACGGTGATCTTCGCCATTCCCGCACCAATCCGCCTGACGCGTCTCGGCATCATCTCCACGCCGCCATCGCTCGTGGAAGCAGCAGTGTCCTTCGGTGCGACGCCCTCGCAGGTCTTGCGCAAGATCGAACTTCCCTTTGCCATGCCGCAGATCATGGCGGGTCTTACCCAGACCATCATGTTGTCGCTGTCGATGGTGGTGATTGCGGCACTGGTGGGTGCCAAGGGCCTCGGCGTGCCGGTCGTGCGCGCACTCAACACCGTCAACATCTCGATGGGCTTCGAAGCCGGCCTCTGCATCGTCATTCTCGCGATCATTCTCGATCGTCTTTTCCGGTCTTCCGATGAAGGAGAAGGCGCATGA